The DNA segment CAAGCGCGCACGGGCGTGATCAATCTCTTCGGTCAGATGGCGCTCCGAAGTGTACCAGCGGTCACGGAAACCATCCGGGTCTTGCTCGAACTCGATGCGGCGCTTCAGAATTTCCACGCGCTGGTTGGCATCGTTGATACCCTGCATATCTACACACAGCGCAAACCGATCGAGCAACTGCGGCCGTAGGTCGCCCTCTTCTGGATTCATGGTGCCAACCAGGATAAAGCGCGCCGGGTGCTGAAACGAGATGCCTTCACGCTCCACCACGTTGATTCCCATCGCCGCGGAATCGAGCAGAATGTCCACCACGTGGTCATCCAGCAGATTGACCTCATCCACGTAGAGCAGGCCACGGTTGGCCGCGGCCAACACGCCTGGCTCGAAATGGCGTTCACCTCGCTGAATGGCCTTCTCGATATCGAGGGTTCCCACCACGCGGTCCTCGGTGGCACTGACGGGCAGGTCAATGAAACGGGTCCGCCGTAGAGCCGTGGGCAGCACCTCGCTGCGCTGCAGACGACCGCGGCAGTTATCGCACAGATGGTCAGGGCGGTTCGGGTCGCACTGGAACGGGCAGTCGGCCACCACTTCGATCTCTGGCAGCAGTGCGGCCAGCGCGCGCGCAGCCGTAGATTTAGCGGTTCCGCGCTCGCCGCGAATCAACACACCGCCGATACGCGGGCTGACGGCATTCAAGATTAGCGCCCGCCGCATGCGGTCCTGGCCGACAATGGCCGTAAAGGGAAAGATGGGAGCCGGCATCTGGTTCTTCTCCGTTTTTAGCTCTGGCAGACTAGCGCCTGGAGACAATCTGCAACGGGCGGATGCCCATATGGGTGTCGCCGGCGGTGAGGGTGCGCAGAATCACGTCGGGCAATTTCCAGGGAATCAGATCGTGCATCTCGTTGGGACTCAGCGGGGCATTGTTGTTGGCCAAAAACGCGCGAAAAACAGCCGTTGCCAGGGGCAAGCCATTATTGATATAGTCTGGCTTGCGCGCGCAAACGGTACGCAAACACTGCCATAGGGCATCGGTGCGCTTGACTTCCGCAGTCTCCGGATCAATCCAGTCAACCATCTCCGTGTCGCGGTGACTGGGAAAACGAGACTTGCAATCCTCACACAACTGATTGCGCAGATAGAGGCGGAAATCAAGCCCGCTCGTTTCCCACCAATTAAAGTCAATATGAAACTTGGAACTAACTGTCGGCTTTATCCAGGTTGTTGTCATGAATCGTCGCCTTTGCCTGCTTTCTTGGAAATGATCTAGGATGCACGCACCGCCATTGCCCAATAACCGCCGCTCATGCTGCGCAGCGTACTATCGGTGGCAAGAATGGCGAAGATTGGCCCCGGAGGTGAGCGCCGCACCAGGTTGACCGCGCTGTAGATCGTCTTGGCATGGACCGTGCCCTGCGGGCTTTTGCCTGCCAATTCCTGGGCCAACTGCCGCACCAGGCGGCTGAGTGGGACGCGCTCCGTCGCCAGGGTCTGACGGTACGCATCCAAGGCGCCCGGGCTGATCTCGGCGACCGTCAGATGTTCATCGTAATCGCAGTTGATGGACTGTTTTTGTAGGGCGAAGACCAACTCGCCGTCTCGGATCTCGGCGGTGCGCGACCATTCGCGGCGTGGGCGCCGCGGACGGAAGTCCACCACATATTCGAGCGGCTCGCGCGTGCGTTCCAGCGTGATGATGGCCCCAACCGGTAGCTTGTGCTGTTCTAACCAGCCGCCAAGACCGGCGATGTAGCGCCCTTCATGGCAGACAAAGGCCGCAAAGCGTGCGCCCCAGCGCCCATCAACCAGGGTGATCATCGTGCTGCGGCCGAGGCCACGCGGGAAGAATCCTTGCGCCCGACCACTCAAGGGCAACGTGCCAGAGCGCAGGTGGGGAAAGATCAGATTGAGCGTAATGGTCGGCACCACCATCGGTGTGTCCACGCTAATGCCGTCGGTTGACCATTCATCGTCCAGTTCCCATTCCTGTTGCAGCATCTCAACGCCCAGGGCCAGGCGATCATAGGGGATCGGTTCATAACGCAGGGCGCTTGGCGTCTGCCAGACTTCGGGCGGCTGCAGACGGCGCAGATACCATGACGGTTCGGTCCCGCTACCCACGTCATCGAAACGCTCGTCCTGGCGCAACCCGGCATTGGTTGAAAAACGACGCAGGTGCTCCGGCACTTCCGTCGGCAGACCCATCTCGGTCAGCAGCACAGTGGTCGTGATGGGCTGAGTCTTCATCTCGATGAGCGCCTCGGCAATGTTGAGATGCCCCACATGAACCTCGACGAGCGCCTCACGGGTCAGCCACTGATCCCCGTCTTGCACGAACGCCGGCTGAGTGCTGGCGCGCAGTTGCTCAACCAACGCCTTGCGCACACTGCCACCGTATTGACTGTACAGATCTCGCGGCGTCTGCAGCCGCTCGCCAGTTTCCACGGTTTCGCCATCGGTGCGGCTGAGGCGATGCGCGGTCTTGAGGCTACCGGCAAATTCACGTGGTTCCGCTTGTCCTTCCAGCATCACCTGGACAACGTCGAACTCGCCGTGTTCAGGATTCGAGCCTTTGCGTACACTGGTGATCGTTCCCAGGGTGTACTCAAAGGCGGGAAAAACCACCTGTTGGCCCGTGCGATAAGCCTTGCTAGGTTGGTAAATCTCGCCTTTGCTCAGCTCGCTGCGGATCTTGCTCTCTTCACGCTGGCAGCGATACTCAATTAGCGCCAGGGTCAGTGCTTCAGAGGTCTGCGGAGTCTCTTTCTCCAGGAGATAGTTTCCGAGGTACTCCAAATCATCGAGATTGATCTTGAACGATTCACGCCAATAGGCGGTAGTCTGCGTATTACGACGAATCACCCCGTCTATCCTCCTCCGTGTGGTGTCAGCTTATGCATCTTTTTCGGTTTCTAATGTAAATCTTCACAATTTTAGCAGTTTGCCGCGCCTTTGACAAATGCGTGCAGAGGTCTTTGTCAAGCATCCTGTCCGTTGGTATAATTGGCGGGTAACAGACAGCCTCCGCAGGGGGCTCTGTTGACTCCCCGTCTGCTCGTTCGAGCCTGGGGAACCCTGACCAGAAGTGGAGGCATTTTTCATGACGTATGACTCTGAGAACAACCGATCGGCGCCTGCTGACTGGAATGATTCGGCCGACGACACCGGCGCGACTGATGCTGACGTTGACGCTGACGCTGACGTTGATGCCGACGGCTGGGACAATCAGCCGAATTTCGCAGCCGGAGCGTCCCGTAGCCCTGGCCTGTTAGCTTGGGTAGCCGGTGGCGTGGTGCTGGCGTTGATCGTCCTGGCGTTGATCTGGGGCATCAGCGGCTTTGGCCGCGTGGAGCCAACCGCTACCCCAACCCCAACCCTGGTGACGGTCTTTCAAGCCACGGCCACGCCAACCATGCTTGCCGGCGCCGTCATCACACCGACGGCCGATCTGTCTTTTACCGCCACGCCGACGCCGGCGCCGATCCCTGCCACTCAGATTCGCATGGGCGGACGTGTGCGCGTCGTCAACGCGAATCCGGAAGGGATCAGCGTCCGCTTTGGCGCCGGTCAGGGCAATGCACGCATGACAACCCTGTACGATGGCGTTGAACTGACGGTCATGGAGCCGCCGGCCGGTTACACCGATCCCTACCCCACGATAGCCGACGGCTTCACCTGGTGGCGCATCCGCATGGACGATGGCACTGTCGGCTGGATGGCTTCCGCCTGGCTGCAGCCGATCAATTGAACCCAGTATGACCATGGATCTGATGCAAAAAGCCGCCGCCCTACGCCAGGCGCTCAACTATCATGGCTATCTCTACCACGTGCTGGACGCGCCGCAGATTAGCGACGCGGAATATGACGCGCTGTTGAACGAACTGCGGCGCCTGGAGGCTGATCATCCAGAGCTTCAGGCCGCGGATTCACCCACGCAGCGGCTGGGTGGCTGGGTGGCCGATCGCTTTGTCAAGGTGCGCCACCCGCAGCCGATGCTCAGCCTGAGCAATGCCTTCAATCCCGGTGAACTGCGCGCCTGGCGTGAGCGCACCCTGCGCTTGCTGTCGCCTGAGGTGGGCCAAACGCTCAGCTATGTGGTTGAGCCGAAGATTGATGGCCTGACCGTGGTGCTGCACTATGACAACGGCCGCTTTGTCCTCGGCGCCACGCGCGGTGATGGCACGGAGGGCGAGGACATCACCGCCAACCTGCGCACCGTGCGCGGCCTGCCGCTGACCATCCCGCTGACGGGTAAGCAGCCCGCGCCGGCTCGCCTGGTGGTGCGCGGCGAGGCGTATGTCAACGTGGCCGACTTTCAACGCTTCAACGAACAGAGCGCCGCGCAGGAAGGACGCACCTATGCCAACCCGCGCAACTTCGCGGCCGGCGCGCTGCGCCAGCTTGACTCCGCGATCAGTGCGCAGCGCCCCTTGCGCCTGTGGGCCTACCAGGTGGTGGTACTCGAAGGCGCAGCACCGTTGGCCACGCAGTGGGACGCGTTGACTTTTCTGCGCGACCTGGGCTTCCCGGTGATCTCCCTGGGCGAGCACATTCGCCTCTTCGACGACTTCGAGCCGTTGGTGGATTACGTGGTCGCCTGGGAAGATCAGCGTCAGGCGTTGCCCTATGAAACTGACGGCCTGGTCATCAAGATCAACCAGGTGGCGCTGCACGAGGAATTGGGCTTCGTGGGTAAAGAGCCGCGCTGGGCCACCGCCTACAAATACCCGGCGCACGAGGTGATCACCCGCCTGCTCGACATTCAGGTCAACGTGGGCCGCACCGGTTCGATCAACCCCTTTGCCGTGTTGGAACCGGCGGCCGTGGGCGGTGTGATGGTGCGCAACGCCACGCTGCACAACGCTGACTATGTCGCGGAACTGGACTTGCGCATCGGCGACCGCGTGATCATCAAGCGGGCCGGCGAGGTCATTCCGCAGGTGCTGCGCTCCTTGCCGGAACTGCGTGACGGCTCCGAGCGCGTCTGGACGATGCCGGAGAAATGCCCGGTCTGCGGCGAGGCGATCCAGCGGCCGGCCGGCGAGGCAGCCTACCACTGCGTCAACAGCGCGTGCCCGGCGCAATTGGTGCGCGGCATCGAGCACTTTGTGTCGCGGGGCGCGATGGACATCGAGGGCTTTGGCATCCGCCAGGCCGAGTTGTTCGTGCAACTGGGCTTTATTACCGATCTGGCCGACATCTATTACCTGCATGAGCGCAGGGCTGAGCTGCTGGGCCGGGAAGGTTTTGGCGAGAAGAAGGTCAGCAACCTGCTGAGCGCCATCGAGGCGTCGAAGGAACGCCCCTTCAGCCGTTTGCTCAACGCGCTGGGCATTCACGGCGTCGGCGCGGTGGGCGCGGAGACTATCGCCAGTCATTTTGGCGGTATCGAAGCGTTGCTGACCGCCACCGCGGATGACCTCAGCCAGATCAGCGGCGTGGGGCCGGTGCTGGCCGCCAGCGTGGTGGATTGGTTCAGCCACGCGCCGAACCGGCGGACGATCGAGCGCCTGCGCGCCGCGGGCGTGCGCCTGGCCGCAGACGCACCGGCCCTGGTCGGGCCGCAGACATTCGCAGGCATGACGTTCGTCATCACCGGCACGTTGGAAGGCCTGAGCCGCGACGGGGCCAAAGCTCTGATCGAGGCCCAGGGCGGCAAAGTGACCGATTCTATGAGCAAGAAGACCAATTATCTGCTGTTGGGCACAAACCCCGGCAGTAAGGCGGCGAAGGCGGCCGGCCTGGGCGTTCCTACGATCAGCCTGGATGATCTGCTGCGCCTGCTGCACGCCTGAAGCAAACGATACTTGAGGACGAGGTACCTGTGGCGAATTCTCATTCTCGCCTGAGCGAAGAGATCAGGCTCGAAGGGCATATTATTGACTCCTTGATCCTGCCGCGTGTGATGGATGTCATCATGGACGCGGGGGGCAACTTCGATGTGCTCGAAGTGGACGTGGGCACGCATAAGCACGCGGTCAGCCTGGCGCGTATGAAGGTTCTTGCCGACACGCAGGAGCAGATGGATCATATCATCACTGCGCTGCAGGAATTGGGCGCGCAGTTGGTCAACAGCGACGACGCGCATGTGACGCCAGCGCCGACAGACGGCGCGCTGCCAGATGCCTTCTATTCCACAACCAACCTGCCGACCGAGGTGCGCCTGGGCGGACGCTGGCAGTCTGTGGAAGGCACGGAGATGGACCTGGTGGTGGTGGTGGCCCCGGACCAGGGCCGGGCGCACAACGTGCCGATCTCAGAGGTCAAACAGGGTGATTTGGTCGTCGTGGGGCACAGCGGTATCCGCGTACTGCCGCCGCAGCGCCAGCGTGAGCAGGAAGTCTTCAGCTTCATGCGCAACGAAGTCTCATCGGAGCGGCCGAACAAGCTGGCGATTGCCCAGATTGCGCGCACCATGCGCCAGGTGCGCGAGGCCGGGCAGCGCATCTGCTTTGTGATCGGCCCGGCCATCATTCACAGCGGCGCGGGGCCGTACATGGAGCGCCTGATTCGCAGCGGCTATGTGCAGGTGCTCTTTGGCGGCAATGCCATCGCCGTGCATGATGTCGAGTCGCAGCTCTTCGGCACCTCGCTCGGCATCAACCTGACCAACGGGCTGCCCGTGCCCGGCGGTCACAGCCATCACATGCGCGCGATCAATGCTATGCGGCGCATCGGTTCGATCAAGCGCGCGGTGGAGAGCGGTTTCCTGCGCAGCGGCCTGATGGCGGAGGCCTATCGCAGTGGCATTGACATGGTGCTGGCCGGCTCCGTGCGTGATGACGGCCCCATGCCCGATGTCATCGGCGATATGGGCGAGGCGCAGCGCCAGATGCGCGCCGCGCTACATGGCGTGGAGATGTGCATCATGCTGGCCACCATGCTGCATTCGATTGGCACCGGCAACCTGCTCGCCAGCCATGTCAAGGTGGTGGCGGTGGACATCAACCCGGCCACGGTGACTAAGCTGGCGGACCGCGGTTCGTTCCAGGCGGTTGGCATCGTGACCGATGCGGAACTGTTCTTGCGCGAGCTGGTCGAAGAGCTCGACCTGCCAGAATAGGCGATGAAACCTGATGCTCGATCCTTTTTTTCACCCTGAGACGATTCATCGTTCCGTCTTCATCGCGCCCGGCGCCATCATCACCGGCCAGGTGACGCTGGGGCCGGAGTCATCGGTGTGGTTCGGCTGCGTGTTGCGCGGCGATGTCAACACGATCACCATCGGCGCGCAGTGCAACATCCAGGACGGCTGCATCCTGCACGTGGATGGGGACAAGCCTCTGCGCCTGGGTGACCGTGTCAGCCTGGGGCACGGCGCCATCGTGCATGGATGTACGGTGGAAGACGACGTGCTGATCGGCATTCGCGCCACCGTGCTCAGCGGCGCGTTGATCGGCCACGGCTCGCTGATCGGCGCGGGCGCGCTGGTGCCTGAAGGCATGGTGGTGCCGCCCCATTCGTTGGTGCTCGGTCTGCCCGCCAAAATCGTGCGGCCGGTCAGTTCGGAGCAGGCCGCCATGATTCGTCGCATCGCGCAGTCCTACGTCCAATCCAGCCGCGCCTACCTGGCCGGCCGCAGCGCGCCCTCCCCCCAGGTTACGCTGGCATGACTTTGTTGCCGGATACCCCTACCGAATTGGCGGCGCAGGCGCGCAGCCTGGGCCAGCAGAGCCGCGCGGCCGAAGACCGTGGCGATCTGGCGGCCGCGCTGGCGCTGAACGAGGCGGCCGCGGCGCGTTTCCTGCAAGCCGGTGATGCGCCGGGGCTGCTGGTGGCCTATCGCAGCCAGGCGCTGATTCTGCTGCGCCTGGCGCGCCTGGATGAGGCGTGCAGTCAACTGGCGCGCGCGCTGGCGTTGGCGTTGCAAATGGATGCGGAGTTTGTGTGGGATACCGTGGGGCAGGTCGTAGGCGTGGCCGGCTTTCTGGCGCAAGAACAGGCGGCGCAATTGCTGACGCTGGGAGCAGTGCTGCGCAGCGCGCTTCAGCACGTGCAGACCGTGCGCGGTGACTACCCGCTGGACCTGCGCGGCCCGGTGGAGGTGGCAACGGCCCTGAGCAACATCTACGCGGCGATGGGCCTGCTCGATGCCTCGGTGCAGGGTCGCGAGTCGCTGTCCCAGCAGGAGGTCGAGCGCGTACGCGTGGATGCGCTGACGCAGGCGTGGGCCGTGGATGCACTCAGCCGCCAGACGTGGGGCCTGGTCCCGTGGCTCAAAGCCTGGCTGGCGGCGCGGGGTCTGCGTGCAGAGGACTGATCGTTAAGCTATACTGCAAGCGGGCATGAATTGCGCCTGACCCCTTAGGCGGAAAAGTGAAGCCTATTCCCGCTTGCAGTATATCGGCATGACCGAAACCCATACCGTTGCAGCGCCGCACTGAAGCTATAGCCCGCGCCCGCGAGCTGGGTTTGTTGTATAGAAGATCGTGGCTGATTTGGGATGCTGTTTGAGTTTGGGGAGGCGTGCTGTATAATTGATCCATGTCCACGCCCATCTTAGCCACCAAGCTTTATATCCCCCCACCGCGACCCAAAGTGGTCCCCCGCCCCCGCCTGATCGAGCGGCTGAACAAGGGTCTGCACGGCAAGCTGACCCTCATCTCTGCCCCCGCCGGCTTCGGCAAAACCACGCTGGTTAGCGAATGGGTCGCCGCCCTCACCCCTTCCCCTCTCCCAGCGGGAGAGGGGCCAGAGGTGAGGGTCGCCTGGCTGTCGCTGGACGCTGGCGAAAACGATCCCGCCCGCTTCCTGGCCTACTTCGTGGCGGCCTTGCAGACTATCTCGTCCGGGATCGGCGCCGGGGCGATTTTCTGCGAAAACGCCGAGGTGATGGCCGCGCTCGATTCTCCGCAGCCGCCGCCCATCGAGCCGCTCCTGACGATCCTGCTCAACCAAATCGCCGCCATCCCGGCTGATCCTTCGCCTCCGCTCAAAGCTTGTCCTGAACGCAGTGAAGGAACAGGCTTCATCCTCGTCCTTGATGACTACCATACGATTGACTCCAAACCGGTTGCCGAGATCCTCGCCTTCCTGGTCGAGCGCCAGCCGCCGCAGATGCACCTGGTCATCGCCACGCGTGAGGATCCGCAGCTCCCCTTGGCCCGCTTGCGCGTCCGGGACCAGTTGACCGAACTGCGCGCTGCCGACTTGCGTTTTACCCCCGCCGAAGCCGCCGATTTTCTCAACGAGGTGATGGGATTGAGCCTCTCGGCAGAAAACATCGCCGCGCTGGAAGCCCGCACCGAAGGCTGGATCGCCGGTCTGCAACTGGCCGCGCTTTCTATGCAGGGACACCAGGACGTCACCCGCTTCATCCAATCTTTCACCGGCAGCCATCGGTACGTGCTGGATTACCTGGCAGAGGAAGTCATCCGCCAGCAGGGCGAGGCGCTGCGCAGCTTCCTGATCCAAACCAGTATCCTGGAGCGTTTCAACGCCGACGTCTGCTGCGCGCTCACCGGGCGAGGGGATGCCCAGGCGGCCATCGCGCAGTTGGAACAAGCCAACCTGTTCATCGTGCCATTGGATGACGAGCGGAGCTGGTATCGCTACCACCACCTGTTTGCCGATTACCTGCGCACCCTGCTGACCAGGCCTGAACAAAGCCGGTTGTATCAGCAGGCATCTGCATGGCACGAAGCCAATGACCTGATGGGCGAGGCGGTGCAATATGCGCTGGCCGGCGGCGATACTAACTTCGCTGCGGATGTCATCGAGCGGGCCTTGCAGCGCGATGCGACCTGGTCGGCCGGCAACCTGACGCAATGGCTGTCCTGGCTGGACGCCTTGCCGCCGCCGGCCTTCCAAAGCCGTCCGCAGTTGAACCTGGACGCCTCACGTATCCTGTATCTTGCGGGACGCTTCGAGCTGGCCGAATCCCACCTTATGCAAGCCGAACAAGCGCTGGAAGCGGCCCCTGCGCTGCCTGACGCGGAACGCGGACAAGTGCAGGCGCTGGCTGCGCTTTATCGCGGCGCGATCGCGGCCATGCGCGGAGATGCCCCGCAAGCCATTGCGCAGATTGCCTTTGCGCAATCCCGAATCCCTCGCAAAAATCACCTGGCGCATGCCCGCGCCTTTTTCAGCCTGGGGCTGGCGTACGAGATCGCTGATCAGAACGGGCAGGCCGTCGCGAACTATTCACACGCCAGCGCGGAAGCCAAAGCGGCTGGGGTGCTCTTCCTGGCCATCCATGCGCTCTGCGCCGCGGCGCAGGTGCAAATCCGGCAAGGCCGCTTACACCAGGCCGAGCAGACCTGTCGCGCCGCCATTCAACTGGCCGCAGGCGCCCGCCTGCCGCCGCTGGGGCTGGCGTACACGATTCTCGGCGGCATTGCCCTGGAGCGCAACGATCTGGCCGCGGCCGAAAAACTGCTGGCGGATGGCATGGCGCTGGCCCGGCAGGGCGGCTTGATGGAAGATGTGATCCTGGGGCTGGCGTCTCTCGCCCGCCTGCGGGGCTGCCAGGGCGACACACGCGGGGCGCTCGCCGCCATGCAGGAAGTCAAGTCCATCGTACAGGCGTATGGCATTCAGCACATGGATGTACACGTCGCGGCCTATCTGGCCCGCCTGCAACTGCTCCTGAGGCAGATCTCCGCGGCGGCGCAATGGGCGGCTGAGGTTCGGCCGCTACGGGCTGACGCGCCGTACGAATTTGTGGATCTGACGTTGACGCGCGTGCTGCTGGCGACACGCGATCTGGAAGCGATCCCGGCCATCCTGCGCCCGCTCCTGGAACGGGCCACCGCGGCCGGCCGCACCCAGGCCTGCATCGAGACGCTCATGTTGCTGGGCCTGTGCCAGCACGCCAGGGGGGACACCCCGGCTGCGCTGGAATTGCTGGGGCAATCGCTGCGCTTGGCCGCGTCCGAAGGCTACGCCCGGATTTTTTTGGATGAAGGCCAGGCCCTGCTCGACCTGCTGCCCAAAGCGCGCCACCACGCGCCCGAACTGGTGGATTCCCTGCTGGGCATGGGCACGGCCGCCGGCGGCGCGCGCCCCGCACCCTGTGGGCAATTGCCGGAGCCTCTCAGCGAACAGGAACTGCGCGTCCTCCGCCTGCTCGCGGCCGGCAAGTCCAACCAGCAGATCGCCGATGAGCTGGTGATCAGCCTGGGCACAGCCAAGTGGCACGTACACAACGTCTTGCAGAAATTGGGCGTTAGCAGCCGCAGCCAGGCGATCGCGCAGGCACGCGATCTCGGCTTGCATTAGTTCGTCCAGCCCCATCCCCT comes from the Candidatus Amarolinea dominans genome and includes:
- a CDS encoding gamma carbonic anhydrase family protein, with product MLDPFFHPETIHRSVFIAPGAIITGQVTLGPESSVWFGCVLRGDVNTITIGAQCNIQDGCILHVDGDKPLRLGDRVSLGHGAIVHGCTVEDDVLIGIRATVLSGALIGHGSLIGAGALVPEGMVVPPHSLVLGLPAKIVRPVSSEQAAMIRRIAQSYVQSSRAYLAGRSAPSPQVTLA
- a CDS encoding TIGR00300 family protein; translated protein: MSEEIRLEGHIIDSLILPRVMDVIMDAGGNFDVLEVDVGTHKHAVSLARMKVLADTQEQMDHIITALQELGAQLVNSDDAHVTPAPTDGALPDAFYSTTNLPTEVRLGGRWQSVEGTEMDLVVVVAPDQGRAHNVPISEVKQGDLVVVGHSGIRVLPPQRQREQEVFSFMRNEVSSERPNKLAIAQIARTMRQVREAGQRICFVIGPAIIHSGAGPYMERLIRSGYVQVLFGGNAIAVHDVESQLFGTSLGINLTNGLPVPGGHSHHMRAINAMRRIGSIKRAVESGFLRSGLMAEAYRSGIDMVLAGSVRDDGPMPDVIGDMGEAQRQMRAALHGVEMCIMLATMLHSIGTGNLLASHVKVVAVDINPATVTKLADRGSFQAVGIVTDAELFLRELVEELDLPE
- a CDS encoding SH3 domain-containing protein yields the protein MTYDSENNRSAPADWNDSADDTGATDADVDADADVDADGWDNQPNFAAGASRSPGLLAWVAGGVVLALIVLALIWGISGFGRVEPTATPTPTLVTVFQATATPTMLAGAVITPTADLSFTATPTPAPIPATQIRMGGRVRVVNANPEGISVRFGAGQGNARMTTLYDGVELTVMEPPAGYTDPYPTIADGFTWWRIRMDDGTVGWMASAWLQPIN
- a CDS encoding ATP-binding protein, whose protein sequence is MPAPIFPFTAIVGQDRMRRALILNAVSPRIGGVLIRGERGTAKSTAARALAALLPEIEVVADCPFQCDPNRPDHLCDNCRGRLQRSEVLPTALRRTRFIDLPVSATEDRVVGTLDIEKAIQRGERHFEPGVLAAANRGLLYVDEVNLLDDHVVDILLDSAAMGINVVEREGISFQHPARFILVGTMNPEEGDLRPQLLDRFALCVDMQGINDANQRVEILKRRIEFEQDPDGFRDRWYTSERHLTEEIDHARARLPLVTYAQRDLYMIAALTADFKVDGHRADIAILKTARAQAAYEGRLSINERDILLAAELALPHRIKKAPFQDIALEPRQLEERLRQIRADMGPSEESSSTESQAPSPNVKKKMM
- the ligA gene encoding NAD-dependent DNA ligase LigA, whose product is MTMDLMQKAAALRQALNYHGYLYHVLDAPQISDAEYDALLNELRRLEADHPELQAADSPTQRLGGWVADRFVKVRHPQPMLSLSNAFNPGELRAWRERTLRLLSPEVGQTLSYVVEPKIDGLTVVLHYDNGRFVLGATRGDGTEGEDITANLRTVRGLPLTIPLTGKQPAPARLVVRGEAYVNVADFQRFNEQSAAQEGRTYANPRNFAAGALRQLDSAISAQRPLRLWAYQVVVLEGAAPLATQWDALTFLRDLGFPVISLGEHIRLFDDFEPLVDYVVAWEDQRQALPYETDGLVIKINQVALHEELGFVGKEPRWATAYKYPAHEVITRLLDIQVNVGRTGSINPFAVLEPAAVGGVMVRNATLHNADYVAELDLRIGDRVIIKRAGEVIPQVLRSLPELRDGSERVWTMPEKCPVCGEAIQRPAGEAAYHCVNSACPAQLVRGIEHFVSRGAMDIEGFGIRQAELFVQLGFITDLADIYYLHERRAELLGREGFGEKKVSNLLSAIEASKERPFSRLLNALGIHGVGAVGAETIASHFGGIEALLTATADDLSQISGVGPVLAASVVDWFSHAPNRRTIERLRAAGVRLAADAPALVGPQTFAGMTFVITGTLEGLSRDGAKALIEAQGGKVTDSMSKKTNYLLLGTNPGSKAAKAAGLGVPTISLDDLLRLLHA